One window of the Nitrospiraceae bacterium genome contains the following:
- a CDS encoding 2OG-Fe(II) oxygenase, with product MLKPAGSDIDQLLTETLQLIKVEEITRLYWEQGEFLALEHLFPAQVVQEFMGEVEGVRPQINRNFIPGHKKGGSVSFYLLQQSAPAILSFYHHQGWIDLLSRIAGVPLMLCPEEDPHSCALYFYTEAGDHIGYHYDTSYYRGDRFTVLLGLQDQSSSRLVCRLHTKEQGREVKELSLLTAPGTFIFFNGDKLHHAVTPLGAGEERIVLTLQYVTNPSMGLAQRWFSNMKDAVGYFGWSAIFRKPHR from the coding sequence ATGCTTAAGCCAGCGGGGTCCGACATTGATCAACTGTTGACTGAGACCCTTCAGCTCATCAAGGTTGAGGAGATCACTCGTCTCTATTGGGAGCAGGGGGAGTTCTTGGCTTTAGAGCATTTGTTTCCCGCTCAGGTTGTTCAGGAATTTATGGGGGAAGTAGAAGGCGTGCGGCCCCAAATCAATCGAAACTTTATACCAGGGCATAAAAAGGGAGGAAGTGTCAGTTTTTATCTTCTGCAGCAATCGGCTCCGGCCATTCTTTCGTTCTATCACCACCAGGGCTGGATTGACCTCTTGAGCCGGATTGCCGGAGTTCCGTTGATGCTGTGCCCCGAAGAGGATCCTCATTCCTGTGCACTGTATTTTTACACCGAGGCTGGAGATCATATCGGGTATCATTATGATACCTCGTATTACAGGGGCGACCGATTTACGGTTTTATTAGGCTTACAGGATCAATCAAGCAGCCGATTGGTTTGCCGTTTACATACCAAAGAGCAGGGCCGAGAGGTTAAAGAGTTATCCCTCCTGACTGCCCCAGGAACATTTATTTTTTTTAACGGCGATAAATTGCATCATGCCGTTACGCCTCTGGGTGCTGGAGAAGAGCGGATTGTGCTCACGCTTCAATACGTCACCAATCCGTCCATGGGGCTGGCCCAACGTTGGTTTTCGAATATGAAAGATGCCGTAGGATATTTTGGATGGTCGGCCATATTTCGAAAACCCCACCGTTAA
- a CDS encoding cell wall hydrolase: MKQNQRVLPCIFIIGLEIFSICLLPVSPTPINSADIASLLSSSTVSPLPLEITHRQDSSHSDDILAALTIYLEAGGESFAGKLAVAAVIRNRMALKYHSDGTVKGTVLRAKQFEPWMGRNPEEVDFDQTNRIMQDSLLAWRVVQDGRTVVDGAVLFYNPQLVKTPRWAQFNRKVAKIGGHEFFNKHTI, translated from the coding sequence ATGAAACAAAACCAAAGAGTGTTGCCTTGTATCTTCATCATCGGCTTAGAAATCTTCTCCATTTGCTTACTCCCGGTTTCACCAACTCCAATAAATTCGGCCGATATCGCATCTCTTCTTTCTTCTTCAACTGTATCACCATTGCCTTTAGAAATAACCCATCGGCAGGATTCCAGCCACAGCGACGACATTTTAGCCGCCTTAACCATCTATCTGGAAGCCGGTGGTGAAAGTTTTGCGGGGAAGCTAGCTGTCGCGGCCGTCATTCGGAACCGAATGGCTCTCAAATACCACAGCGATGGCACGGTGAAGGGCACCGTTCTTCGTGCCAAACAATTTGAACCATGGATGGGACGTAATCCAGAGGAAGTAGATTTTGATCAAACAAATCGAATCATGCAGGATAGTCTGTTAGCCTGGAGGGTGGTACAAGACGGGCGAACAGTGGTGGATGGGGCCGTACTGTTTTATAATCCCCAACTGGTCAAAACTCCCCGCTGGGCTCAGTTCAACCGTAAAGTGGCAAAAATTGGCGGACACGAATTTTTTAATAAGCACACCATTTAA
- the lptG gene encoding LPS export ABC transporter permease LptG: MKKISWYVFGKFGRVFVMCLVTVLTIYLVVDFFEKLRKFLKYDADLTVIFSFFVYRIPEIAFLLAPLAALMASILTICGLNRTREITAMRSCGLSFYQIAIPFFVFGGLVTVVGLGLTAVLIPLANIKAEFVQSVLIQNKPEPLLLTPERLWLRVGRNHLMRIDSVTDDGFRLNGIHQYTLDDRFSIKGILEGRWATFVDGEWIMKHAIERTFQDEERMQVINIPGQTLPLSLTPDDFQNWLAQSPEHMSLYQLHDYIQRLIEDGHSPHRFLTDYWSRIAYSLVPLVMILLGISVSLRGSGVREVGIAKGLGQTLGIGFFFWAAHSVGIVLGRNGAVLPIIGSWIATVMFFIVGINLFLRLK; the protein is encoded by the coding sequence ATGAAAAAAATTTCTTGGTATGTGTTTGGGAAATTCGGTCGCGTCTTCGTAATGTGCCTTGTAACCGTGTTGACGATTTATCTTGTCGTGGATTTTTTCGAAAAATTAAGGAAGTTTTTGAAATATGACGCAGATCTAACCGTTATTTTCAGTTTTTTTGTCTATCGAATTCCCGAAATTGCTTTTTTATTAGCCCCGCTGGCGGCGTTAATGGCGTCAATCTTGACGATTTGTGGGCTTAATCGGACTCGTGAAATCACGGCGATGCGCAGTTGTGGGTTAAGCTTTTATCAAATTGCCATTCCCTTTTTTGTCTTTGGCGGGCTTGTGACTGTCGTGGGTCTGGGTCTAACGGCGGTGTTGATTCCTCTGGCCAATATTAAAGCTGAATTTGTTCAATCGGTCTTGATCCAAAACAAACCAGAACCCCTCTTACTTACTCCGGAACGTTTGTGGCTTCGGGTGGGACGAAATCACCTTATGCGGATCGATTCCGTGACAGATGATGGGTTTCGTTTGAATGGTATTCACCAGTACACACTTGATGATCGCTTCAGTATCAAAGGCATTCTGGAAGGAAGATGGGCAACATTTGTCGATGGGGAATGGATAATGAAGCATGCGATTGAGCGAACATTTCAGGATGAAGAACGCATGCAAGTAATAAATATACCAGGACAGACGTTGCCTCTCTCTCTCACGCCTGATGATTTTCAGAATTGGCTCGCTCAGTCTCCAGAGCATATGTCCTTGTATCAATTGCATGATTATATTCAACGGTTAATAGAAGACGGTCATAGTCCTCATCGTTTTTTAACTGATTATTGGTCTCGAATTGCATACTCTCTCGTTCCTCTGGTGATGATACTTTTAGGGATCTCGGTGAGTCTCCGCGGAAGTGGTGTGCGTGAGGTTGGAATAGCTAAAGGGCTTGGGCAAACCCTGGGAATCGGGTTTTTTTTCTGGGCTGCGCATTCGGTAGGCATTGTCTTAGGACGAAATGGCGCCGTATTACCAATCATTGGCAGTTGGATTGCCACGGTCATGTTTTTCATTGTCGGGATTAATCTTTTTTTAAGGTTAAAGTGA
- a CDS encoding LptF/LptG family permease yields MIRLLDRYIFFELLPPFLTSLTGLCFIIFTKEMLRLVDLVVSRGISLAALGSIVLHLLPSFLVLTLPIACLIASISAFNRLSFDNEVIAIRAAGVSFWRINLPVVVFSGIVFLLTVYLSQWGQPWANVSLKTLALSVIEDELTLAVDSGVFNEPIPGLMVYVPHSENASGDKGIFISDQRNPEQPLIIVAENFHMLKQSERQQFGIRLFKGAIHQIPKDANSFHRVIFDTYDFWLSSPFTSVKDKTKRKSYQTLTQQLEESGGTDAGALRRLVEFHKDTAFPVATFVLGLLGVPVGIVSKRSGKAGGFAIGVGVVIGFYLLNVLGEFLVTTLVISPFLGAWMPNLILACFTGFLLFQAGKQ; encoded by the coding sequence TTGATCAGACTTCTCGATCGGTACATTTTTTTTGAGTTGCTTCCCCCGTTTTTGACCAGCCTGACCGGATTGTGTTTCATCATTTTTACCAAGGAAATGCTACGGCTGGTGGATTTAGTGGTCTCCCGAGGAATTAGCTTGGCGGCCTTGGGGTCTATTGTGCTGCATTTGCTTCCATCATTTTTAGTCCTAACCTTACCAATTGCTTGCTTGATTGCCTCAATTTCGGCCTTTAATCGCCTGTCGTTTGACAATGAGGTCATTGCCATTCGAGCTGCGGGGGTCAGTTTTTGGCGAATCAACCTTCCTGTGGTGGTTTTTTCCGGCATCGTATTTCTCTTAACGGTATATCTTTCTCAATGGGGGCAGCCGTGGGCCAATGTGTCATTGAAGACTTTGGCCCTCAGCGTCATTGAAGATGAGTTGACTCTTGCAGTTGATTCGGGGGTGTTTAATGAACCGATCCCCGGACTCATGGTGTATGTGCCACATTCGGAGAATGCTTCTGGGGATAAGGGAATCTTCATTTCGGACCAACGCAATCCGGAGCAACCATTGATAATTGTGGCGGAGAATTTTCACATGTTGAAACAGAGCGAACGTCAGCAGTTTGGCATTCGATTGTTTAAGGGTGCCATTCATCAAATCCCCAAAGATGCCAATAGTTTTCACCGGGTCATTTTTGATACCTATGATTTTTGGCTCTCTTCGCCTTTTACCTCAGTGAAAGATAAGACAAAACGGAAATCCTATCAAACCCTCACTCAGCAATTGGAGGAATCAGGTGGAACGGACGCTGGAGCTCTTCGACGATTAGTAGAGTTTCATAAAGATACCGCCTTTCCGGTTGCCACCTTTGTGCTGGGGTTATTGGGCGTCCCGGTGGGGATTGTGTCGAAGCGGTCCGGGAAAGCTGGGGGGTTTGCGATTGGGGTTGGCGTGGTGATCGGATTTTATTTATTAAATGTATTGGGAGAGTTTCTCGTGACGACTTTGGTGATCTCTCCATTTTTAGGTGCGTGGATGCCTAACCTTATCCTCGCCTGCTTCACAGGGTTCCTGCTATTTCAAGCTGGAAAACAATGA
- the trxA gene encoding thioredoxin — protein MSDLVAKADATNWDGEVLKASEVVMVDFWAVWCGPCQMVAPIVDELAQEYQGKLKVMKLNTDDAPEVAGKYQIMSIPSILFFKGGQVVEKIVGARPKQQFKQVIDSLLAQSTSPA, from the coding sequence GTGTCTGATTTAGTGGCCAAAGCCGATGCAACGAATTGGGATGGGGAAGTACTGAAAGCTTCAGAGGTGGTAATGGTGGATTTCTGGGCAGTTTGGTGTGGACCCTGTCAAATGGTGGCCCCAATCGTCGATGAGCTTGCACAGGAATATCAAGGCAAACTCAAAGTCATGAAGCTCAACACCGATGATGCTCCAGAAGTTGCGGGGAAATATCAAATCATGAGTATTCCAAGTATTCTCTTCTTTAAGGGTGGCCAAGTTGTCGAAAAAATTGTTGGTGCAAGACCGAAGCAACAATTCAAACAAGTCATTGACTCACTACTGGCTCAATCCACTTCCCCTGCCTGA
- a CDS encoding FliA/WhiG family RNA polymerase sigma factor — translation MDEDAHNFPKTAVSFKELDSSPLSSVSPEKTEQTEARGQLDQEYVTRILLEFLPTIRRMAGIMAFRKPFSLDVEDLTSAGAMGLLSALKRYDPTRDIKFRTFAEYRIRGMMLDEIRSMDWVPRSVRSRRDQVRQIVEEHLQKNGVPPTAQELATLLGVPIEEIEGVGGCDPRLISLDEPVGQGEDECTLRDVLPDVSHLDPFVACADAEMKAALSAALQTLSARQQEVLQSYYHAGLTMKEIGRQMGLTESGVCRIHSGAIRHLRIELKRIEEGGPSAPRPRNLRKAPVVQD, via the coding sequence ATGGACGAAGACGCACACAATTTCCCAAAGACAGCAGTTAGTTTCAAAGAACTCGACTCGTCTCCTCTCAGTTCGGTGAGTCCTGAAAAAACAGAACAGACGGAAGCACGGGGCCAGCTCGATCAGGAGTATGTTACTCGGATTTTATTAGAGTTTCTCCCGACCATTCGTCGGATGGCTGGAATTATGGCCTTCAGGAAACCCTTTTCTCTGGATGTTGAGGATTTAACGAGCGCTGGGGCTATGGGACTGTTGTCGGCGTTGAAGCGCTATGATCCAACACGGGATATAAAATTTCGAACTTTTGCCGAATATCGTATTCGGGGCATGATGTTGGATGAGATTCGATCGATGGATTGGGTTCCTCGGTCTGTTCGATCTCGCCGAGATCAGGTACGACAAATAGTAGAAGAGCATCTTCAGAAAAATGGGGTGCCACCGACTGCACAGGAATTGGCCACCCTGTTGGGTGTCCCCATTGAGGAAATAGAAGGAGTGGGCGGGTGTGATCCTCGGTTAATTAGTCTGGATGAGCCGGTTGGACAGGGAGAAGATGAATGCACCCTCCGCGATGTATTGCCGGATGTTAGCCATCTGGACCCTTTTGTGGCCTGTGCGGATGCAGAAATGAAAGCGGCATTGTCGGCCGCGCTCCAGACATTATCGGCACGCCAGCAAGAGGTGCTTCAATCGTATTATCATGCCGGATTGACGATGAAAGAAATTGGCCGGCAAATGGGCCTGACCGAGTCTGGCGTCTGCCGGATACATTCCGGTGCCATTCGACATCTACGCATAGAGTTGAAGCGTATTGAGGAAGGGGGACCCAGTGCGCCTCGACCCAGGAATTTACGAAAAGCTCCCGTTGTCCAGGACTAA
- the recN gene encoding DNA repair protein RecN codes for MLTELRISNFALIDQLHLEFPPGFLVLTGETGAGKSLLIDALVLITGGRASAEHIRFGAEEALLEACFLIPPTHPLLSRLQGEGYLLPDQQDIIVRRMLSRSGRNRNFLNGQLAPLQTIQDIGPQLVDIHGQHDQQSLLSPKTQLKLLDAFGNLEDVVGSYQEMHREWIEKKTALEEYVVRLRDQTNRQDILQFQYDELVKMQLQSGEEEALSQEYHRLKHSGRLGELSNQAFRTLYEGERSVLDHLGEVTEWVQELAKIDAQGESWVPLLETANMSLREVTDNLRDYRTRIEYDPERMDLIDSRLAGLQRLKKKYGKPIEDLLELTKILEQDLAQLQNGEEQVRHLQAEVTCRYERMKALAEDLSARRKTVAKHLVKEIKQELAALKMSTMEVQVNIEIANGDNRFGLTGMDRVEMLLAPNPGEPLMPLGRIASGGELSRIMLALKTVFAENDQTPVVIFDEIDSGIGGEAGIVMGSRLRQLAQFHQVCCITHLPQIASQAHAQFVVEKTTLEDRTLTKVHEVTGVHRESEIARMLGGGTLTPTIRKTAGEMLDRGSSSHIGPNHNKPKKKPAKT; via the coding sequence ATGCTGACCGAGCTGCGTATCTCCAACTTTGCCCTTATCGATCAACTTCATTTGGAATTTCCCCCCGGATTTCTTGTCTTGACCGGGGAGACCGGGGCAGGAAAATCTCTTCTCATTGATGCTCTGGTGTTAATCACCGGAGGACGGGCCTCTGCCGAACATATACGGTTTGGTGCCGAGGAAGCTCTGCTGGAAGCTTGTTTTCTCATCCCACCGACCCATCCTCTTTTAAGCCGGTTGCAAGGGGAGGGATACCTCCTTCCCGACCAACAGGACATTATCGTTCGTCGGATGTTATCGCGGTCGGGAAGGAATCGCAATTTCCTCAATGGGCAACTCGCCCCTCTTCAAACGATTCAAGACATCGGACCTCAGTTGGTAGACATCCATGGCCAACATGACCAGCAATCATTGCTCTCCCCTAAGACCCAGCTCAAATTGTTGGATGCATTTGGGAATCTTGAGGATGTCGTCGGATCCTATCAGGAGATGCACCGAGAATGGATTGAGAAAAAGACGGCTTTGGAAGAATATGTGGTCAGATTACGGGATCAAACCAATAGGCAGGATATCCTTCAATTTCAATATGACGAGCTGGTCAAAATGCAGTTGCAGTCGGGTGAAGAAGAAGCCCTCAGCCAGGAATATCATCGGTTGAAACATAGCGGTCGTTTAGGAGAATTATCGAATCAAGCCTTTAGGACGTTATATGAAGGCGAACGATCCGTTCTAGATCATCTGGGTGAGGTAACTGAGTGGGTACAAGAGCTTGCCAAAATTGATGCGCAAGGTGAATCGTGGGTCCCGTTGTTGGAAACAGCAAACATGTCGTTGCGGGAAGTGACCGATAACCTTCGGGATTACCGGACTCGAATCGAATATGATCCGGAGAGAATGGATCTGATTGATAGTCGGTTGGCCGGTCTTCAGCGGCTGAAAAAGAAATATGGAAAGCCGATCGAAGATTTATTGGAACTTACCAAGATCCTGGAGCAAGATTTAGCGCAACTCCAAAATGGAGAAGAGCAGGTGCGGCATTTGCAGGCAGAGGTGACCTGTCGATATGAAAGAATGAAGGCCTTGGCGGAAGACTTGTCGGCCCGGAGGAAAACAGTTGCGAAGCATTTGGTCAAAGAGATCAAACAGGAATTAGCCGCCCTTAAAATGTCGACAATGGAGGTACAGGTTAATATTGAAATAGCCAACGGAGACAATCGATTTGGATTGACAGGAATGGATCGGGTTGAAATGCTTCTGGCTCCCAATCCGGGAGAGCCGCTGATGCCATTGGGCCGGATTGCATCGGGTGGAGAATTGTCCCGAATTATGTTGGCCTTAAAAACCGTGTTTGCCGAAAATGATCAGACGCCCGTCGTCATTTTCGATGAAATTGACAGTGGGATTGGTGGGGAAGCCGGCATAGTCATGGGCAGTCGTTTACGTCAGTTGGCTCAATTCCATCAAGTCTGTTGCATTACCCATCTTCCGCAGATTGCCTCGCAGGCTCATGCACAGTTTGTAGTTGAGAAAACAACGTTGGAGGACCGGACGCTAACGAAAGTCCACGAAGTCACAGGAGTTCATCGGGAATCCGAAATTGCTCGCATGTTGGGAGGAGGCACGCTAACTCCAACGATTAGAAAAACCGCCGGTGAAATGCTGGATCGGGGAAGCAGTTCTCATATCGGCCCCAATCACAATAAGCCAAAAAAGAAGCCTGCCAAAACCTAA